The following proteins are co-located in the Octopus sinensis linkage group LG24, ASM634580v1, whole genome shotgun sequence genome:
- the LOC115223942 gene encoding Golgi-associated PDZ and coiled-coil motif-containing protein-like isoform X2: MAANVSFRWLEILENDFDKAFVDLDLLLGEIDPEQYELTCDGRQKMTALSAAFAQLWHKAQTIFQYNVKLEEPN; the protein is encoded by the coding sequence ATGGCTGCCAATGTGTCATTTCGCTGGTTGGAAATTTTGGAAAATGATTTCGACAAGGCTTTTGTTGATCTCGACCTGTTGCTAGGGGAAATAGACCCCGAGCAATATGAACTTACATGTGATGGGAGACAGAAAATGACTGCTTTGAGTGCGGCATTCGCTCAGCTCTGGCACAAGGCACAGACTATCTTCCAGTATAATGTGAAATTAGAA